A stretch of Sulfurimonas autotrophica DSM 16294 DNA encodes these proteins:
- a CDS encoding HD domain-containing phosphohydrolase, which yields MINRIVYIIIAVWTLIMFIGGGVSVYNNYKYADSLAVNEAKVSIQKDLAYRSWVASHGGVYVPITKKTPPNLYLSHIKNRDVQTNDGQHLTLMNPAYTLSQMMHDYAKLYGTKGHITSLILLNPKNKPDDWERKSLQEIDITKKPVLTKTDINGEKYIRYINPLITKQSCLKCHAFQGYKVGDIRGAVSVSIPLRGYYAEVFYNSIWNIFATLVIYFIGLFAILYGKKQAKKVLENKIKNYEQHIYSLVNMIEKRDSYTAGHTRRVATYSVLIAQEMGFNDEKSEDLYRAAMLHDIGKISTPDSILLKPGKLTELEFSIIKEHVVVSYELLKEVDIYGEIAEIVRNHHEHYDGSGYPRGLKGDEIPIMSQIMTVADAFDAMTTNRIYKARKEIPIALKELQDLASKQFNSEVVKAASKALVNVHIDEKTSSQLPKTKLEQERFAYFYRDQITGLYNRDYLGFVLAYNYTDEFSYENIYVLFLNNFNQYNKKYGWAEGDKTLKNVAKKLEKFSHEALVFRIYGDDFIILSKEIIKMDEIEREVAEALLDTGIKMAYKYFNIKDSSIVNIHDIESLI from the coding sequence TTGATAAATAGAATTGTTTACATTATCATTGCTGTATGGACTTTAATTATGTTTATAGGTGGAGGCGTCTCTGTATATAATAATTATAAATATGCAGATTCTTTGGCTGTTAATGAAGCAAAAGTAAGTATTCAAAAAGATTTAGCTTATAGAAGTTGGGTGGCATCACACGGTGGTGTTTATGTCCCCATTACAAAAAAAACACCACCAAATCTTTACCTTTCACATATCAAAAACAGAGATGTGCAGACAAATGATGGGCAGCATCTTACTTTAATGAATCCTGCCTATACACTTTCTCAAATGATGCATGATTATGCGAAGCTCTACGGAACAAAAGGGCATATAACAAGTCTTATTTTATTAAATCCTAAAAATAAACCTGATGATTGGGAAAGAAAATCCCTTCAAGAGATAGATATTACAAAAAAGCCAGTTTTGACTAAAACAGATATAAATGGTGAAAAATATATTCGCTATATTAATCCTCTCATTACAAAACAATCGTGTTTAAAATGTCATGCTTTTCAGGGCTATAAAGTAGGAGATATCAGAGGGGCAGTTTCTGTTTCTATTCCTTTAAGAGGGTATTATGCAGAGGTATTTTATAACTCAATATGGAATATTTTTGCTACTTTAGTTATCTATTTTATCGGCTTGTTCGCAATACTCTATGGTAAAAAGCAGGCAAAAAAGGTTCTGGAAAATAAGATAAAAAATTATGAACAACATATATACTCTTTAGTAAATATGATTGAAAAAAGGGATAGTTATACTGCTGGACATACTAGACGTGTTGCAACGTATTCAGTTCTTATAGCACAGGAAATGGGTTTTAATGATGAGAAGAGTGAAGATCTTTACCGAGCTGCGATGCTGCATGATATCGGGAAGATTTCTACTCCTGACTCTATACTTTTAAAGCCGGGAAAACTCACAGAGTTAGAGTTTAGTATTATTAAAGAGCATGTTGTTGTCAGCTATGAGCTTTTAAAAGAGGTCGATATTTATGGGGAAATTGCTGAGATTGTACGTAATCATCATGAACATTATGATGGTTCAGGATATCCTCGTGGTCTTAAAGGAGATGAAATACCTATTATGTCACAGATTATGACTGTAGCAGATGCTTTTGATGCCATGACTACCAATAGAATTTATAAAGCAAGAAAAGAGATTCCCATAGCACTCAAAGAGTTGCAGGACCTTGCATCAAAGCAGTTTAATTCAGAAGTGGTAAAAGCGGCGTCAAAAGCGCTTGTAAATGTACATATTGATGAAAAAACTTCTTCACAGTTGCCAAAAACGAAGCTTGAACAGGAAAGATTTGCATATTTTTATAGAGATCAGATAACTGGTTTGTATAATAGGGATTATTTAGGTTTTGTTCTGGCATATAACTATACCGATGAATTTAGTTATGAAAATATTTATGTTTTATTTCTTAACAATTTCAATCAATATAACAAAAAATATGGCTGGGCAGAAGGTGATAAAACTCTTAAAAATGTTGCCAAAAAACTTGAAAAATTCTCTCATGAAGCATTGGTCTTTAGAATATATGGCGATGATTTTATTATTCTCTCAAAAGAGATTATAAAAATGGATGAAATAGAAAGGGAAGTTGCTGAGGCTTTATTGGATACCGGTATTAAAATGGCATATAAATATTTTAATATTAAAGACTCTTCTATCGTAAATATTCATGATATTGAGAGCTTGATATAA
- the serS gene encoding serine--tRNA ligase gives MIDLKLLQKDFDSISKKLMRKSVDEKLLEKVKIKFEELKEAKANFETLQAAQNAMSKEFGMLKRAGMVHEIPKLKAKVDENKIRIADALEIQRLRQEELEALAMAIPNIPDEDVPDGEDENDNIEIKKVLTPRKFSFTPKEHWELAEQNGWIDFERGVKLATSRFSVSFGMGARLERALINFMLDFNRQRGFDEVSVPALVNRKALEGTGQLPKFEDDLYKIQDQELFLIPTAEVPVTNLYQDEILSVDELPKRMTAYTSCFRKEAGAAGRDTRGMIRQHQFHKVELVSISTPGESNIIFDDMVTCASDLLKALELPHRLVTLCTGDLGFSAAKTIDLEVWLPGQNTYREISSVSNTRDFQARRAKIRFKNGKKNELVHTLNGSSLAVGRTLVAIMENFQNADGSIDIPKVLHPYLGM, from the coding sequence ATGATTGATTTAAAACTACTACAAAAAGATTTTGACAGCATTAGTAAAAAGTTGATGCGCAAAAGCGTTGATGAAAAACTTTTAGAAAAAGTAAAAATAAAATTTGAAGAGCTCAAAGAGGCAAAAGCAAATTTTGAAACACTTCAGGCTGCACAAAATGCTATGAGTAAAGAATTTGGCATGCTCAAAAGAGCTGGTATGGTACATGAAATACCGAAACTAAAAGCAAAAGTAGATGAGAATAAAATCCGTATTGCTGATGCTTTGGAGATTCAGCGTCTGCGCCAAGAAGAACTTGAAGCACTTGCTATGGCTATACCAAATATACCTGACGAAGATGTACCAGACGGTGAAGATGAAAACGACAATATAGAAATAAAAAAAGTGCTCACGCCAAGAAAGTTTTCATTTACACCGAAAGAGCACTGGGAACTTGCCGAACAAAACGGATGGATAGACTTTGAACGCGGTGTAAAACTTGCAACTTCACGCTTTTCTGTAAGCTTTGGTATGGGTGCACGACTTGAACGCGCTCTTATAAATTTTATGCTTGATTTTAACCGCCAACGCGGCTTTGATGAAGTCAGTGTTCCTGCACTTGTAAACAGAAAAGCTCTTGAAGGAACGGGACAGCTTCCAAAGTTCGAAGATGATTTATACAAGATTCAAGATCAAGAACTTTTTTTAATTCCTACTGCAGAAGTTCCTGTGACAAATCTCTATCAAGACGAGATATTATCGGTTGATGAGTTACCTAAGCGAATGACAGCCTACACTTCATGCTTTAGAAAAGAAGCCGGAGCAGCAGGACGTGACACGAGAGGAATGATACGACAGCACCAGTTTCATAAAGTAGAACTTGTGAGTATTTCTACACCAGGTGAAAGCAATATTATATTTGACGATATGGTTACATGTGCGTCAGATTTACTCAAAGCCTTGGAGTTACCGCATCGGCTTGTCACACTCTGCACAGGAGATTTGGGCTTTTCAGCTGCCAAGACGATTGACCTTGAAGTGTGGCTTCCGGGACAGAACACCTACCGTGAAATATCTTCTGTAAGTAACACAAGAGATTTTCAGGCAAGACGTGCAAAAATCCGTTTTAAAAATGGCAAAAAAAATGAGCTTGTTCACACACTCAACGGCTCATCCCTCGCTGTTGGTCGTACACTGGTTGCCATTATGGAAAACTTCCAAAATGCGGATGGAAGTATAGACATTCCAAAAGTTTTACATCCTTATTTAGGGATGTAA
- a CDS encoding tetratricopeptide repeat protein, whose amino-acid sequence MADTHEDIIIIEDSDAALHSYNQHDEFLDENEDEARQKKIILFGGIAIIVVLLIIVTALLLIKNASTQTTSDFSTLDNKLQEAKKPVIQQSKLENMIAKANYLYSTGAKEKALTLYENIAHYSQAISQYNLGVAQMKNEQYALALKTFQNAILNDEKRCVSAINAAVCSLHVKDEASFKYYIDLAYAYLPYEINSPLYSYYYTLVNYYNKNYLGALSGLKNTDHPAYPVVQNHLSAKINALYNNNYDAIDSLEKINEDIDDFSLALLYARVGDFNLAIDHLNSAIIKNEQPLKAKLARSYINLKAGHIQKAASQLKKVTDEYPQEVYKAYPVNVKLKDALFDPQKAQALYRKKIQNSKFINYQKIFYFSPYKIFNANQTISYIRKGNANIYIDNVKSAQEYLKKSYSSSNVDIGITKAIKKALSLKIREANQDLQKLVKIQPKHSILHYNLALTYAQMGNMLQANKHFLRSYHLDAKNYLSGVYAVMTSQLINKNYTKLESLLKDSISTQETSEEIDLYNTLLHLSDNDYLSAIEWLDKDYKQRPLYLILDTLIASKTKNLDRAKSAASKLTVMFPHDILPHMIYIDTHFSSYKTPKYAEEVLKYLKKQHFNFTDLYYGPFITRYTYIQEHLITGRLYYLREQLKQVLQTTDTNTEDIESVLALASLYNKNFEESYTLYNHLIDELKVRDAYTLYLGAVASTAAQHHANAIALLELSKMKNENFFEARYALALLYMEIKNNEGASIQLQKINNDAFESEYFEFNIDTDKLMFMKEHPQG is encoded by the coding sequence ATGGCTGATACACACGAAGACATAATAATTATAGAAGACAGTGATGCAGCATTACACTCGTATAATCAGCATGATGAGTTTCTTGACGAGAATGAAGATGAAGCCAGACAGAAAAAAATTATTCTTTTTGGTGGTATTGCAATTATTGTTGTTTTACTCATTATTGTAACCGCGCTTCTCCTTATTAAAAATGCTTCCACACAAACGACTAGTGACTTTAGCACTTTAGACAACAAACTACAAGAGGCAAAAAAACCAGTCATCCAGCAAAGTAAACTGGAAAATATGATTGCCAAAGCAAATTATTTATACTCAACAGGTGCAAAAGAGAAGGCTCTCACCCTGTATGAAAATATTGCCCATTACTCTCAGGCTATATCGCAGTACAATCTTGGTGTTGCCCAAATGAAGAATGAACAGTACGCACTGGCATTAAAAACTTTTCAAAATGCAATACTCAATGATGAGAAAAGGTGTGTCAGCGCCATCAATGCAGCCGTATGTTCCTTACATGTAAAGGATGAGGCTAGCTTTAAGTATTATATTGATTTGGCTTATGCCTACCTGCCTTATGAAATCAATTCACCCCTGTATTCATACTACTATACACTTGTAAATTACTATAACAAAAACTATCTTGGAGCTTTGAGTGGTCTTAAAAATACAGATCACCCTGCATATCCGGTTGTGCAAAATCATTTAAGTGCAAAAATTAACGCTTTATATAACAACAATTATGATGCTATTGATTCTTTAGAAAAAATTAATGAAGATATCGATGACTTTAGTTTGGCTCTTTTATATGCAAGAGTTGGCGATTTTAATCTGGCTATTGATCATCTTAACAGTGCTATAATAAAAAACGAGCAGCCACTCAAAGCCAAACTGGCACGCAGTTATATTAACTTAAAAGCCGGACACATACAAAAAGCAGCATCACAACTTAAAAAAGTAACAGATGAATACCCACAAGAGGTTTATAAAGCATACCCCGTAAATGTAAAGCTCAAAGATGCTCTGTTTGATCCGCAAAAAGCGCAGGCATTATATAGAAAGAAAATTCAAAATTCAAAATTTATCAACTACCAAAAAATATTTTATTTTTCACCATATAAAATCTTCAATGCAAATCAAACCATTAGTTATATCAGAAAAGGAAATGCGAATATTTATATTGATAATGTCAAATCTGCGCAAGAATATTTAAAAAAGAGTTACTCTTCTTCCAATGTTGATATAGGCATTACAAAAGCTATTAAAAAAGCACTCTCTTTAAAAATTCGAGAAGCAAATCAGGATTTACAAAAACTTGTAAAAATTCAGCCTAAGCACTCCATTTTGCATTATAATCTTGCCCTGACTTATGCTCAAATGGGAAATATGCTTCAGGCGAATAAACACTTTCTACGTTCATATCATTTAGATGCCAAGAACTATCTCTCCGGCGTTTATGCTGTAATGACAAGCCAGTTAATAAATAAAAACTACACAAAACTAGAGTCTCTTTTAAAAGATTCTATATCTACCCAAGAGACAAGTGAAGAGATTGATTTATACAATACCCTTTTACACCTCAGTGACAATGACTATCTCTCAGCGATTGAATGGCTTGACAAAGACTACAAGCAAAGACCTCTGTATCTAATATTAGATACACTCATTGCCAGCAAAACAAAAAATCTTGACAGAGCAAAAAGCGCTGCATCAAAACTGACTGTCATGTTTCCTCATGATATACTCCCTCATATGATTTACATAGACACACATTTTAGCAGCTATAAGACACCAAAATATGCAGAAGAAGTCTTAAAATACTTAAAGAAACAGCATTTTAATTTCACTGATTTGTATTATGGTCCATTTATTACCAGATACACTTATATACAGGAGCATTTAATTACGGGAAGACTCTATTATCTAAGAGAACAGTTAAAGCAAGTACTTCAGACTACTGATACAAATACAGAAGATATAGAAAGCGTACTGGCTTTAGCATCCCTGTATAACAAGAACTTTGAGGAGTCATATACACTCTACAATCATTTAATAGACGAATTAAAGGTTAGGGATGCATATACACTCTATTTGGGAGCAGTAGCTTCAACAGCAGCCCAGCATCATGCAAATGCAATAGCGTTGCTTGAGTTATCAAAAATGAAAAATGAAAACTTTTTTGAAGCCAGATATGCACTTGCTCTTTTGTATATGGAAATTAAAAATAATGAAGGTGCATCCATACAACTGCAAAAAATCAACAATGATGCCTTTGAATCGGAATATTTTGAATTTAATATAGATACAGATAAGCTTATGTTTATGAAAGAGCATCCCCAAGGATAA
- the modA gene encoding molybdate ABC transporter substrate-binding protein: MKSYKKLPILLLILFFYNPLFAGQQYERSAIIFAAGNLKFVFPKIIEEFYAKYPTATVHIQYGSSGDLADAIINENRNYDIFFSADTDYPAQVYATNKSETKPKKYARGILILVTPHNPLLQKERIRALKNKNIPYITIANKSFAPYGKATLEALKNSKYYENLKNKIRYSSDVATVINNVTWEGDAGFLSKSVVHMLPKGHNRRGYDWIEVNKNLYHPIIQAYVISKEGLKNNNAMQFLKFLESSQGQKILRDYGYTNITPDE, encoded by the coding sequence ATGAAATCATATAAAAAATTGCCAATATTACTTCTAATACTTTTTTTCTACAATCCCCTCTTCGCCGGACAACAGTATGAACGCTCAGCTATTATATTTGCCGCAGGAAATTTAAAATTTGTTTTTCCCAAGATAATTGAAGAATTCTATGCAAAATATCCAACTGCCACTGTTCATATACAATACGGTTCATCAGGTGATTTAGCAGATGCCATTATAAACGAAAACAGAAATTATGATATTTTCTTCTCGGCAGACACTGATTATCCTGCACAAGTTTATGCAACCAACAAGAGTGAAACAAAACCAAAAAAATATGCACGGGGGATTTTAATACTTGTCACTCCGCACAATCCTCTACTGCAAAAAGAGCGAATTCGTGCCCTCAAAAATAAAAATATTCCGTATATCACTATTGCAAACAAATCTTTTGCACCATACGGAAAAGCCACACTTGAAGCTCTAAAAAACTCAAAGTATTATGAAAATCTTAAAAATAAAATTCGATACTCATCTGATGTTGCAACAGTTATAAACAATGTAACATGGGAGGGAGATGCCGGTTTTTTATCAAAATCAGTCGTTCATATGCTGCCAAAAGGTCATAATAGACGTGGATATGATTGGATAGAAGTAAACAAAAATCTCTACCATCCTATTATACAGGCATATGTCATATCCAAAGAGGGGCTTAAAAACAACAATGCCATGCAATTTTTAAAATTTTTAGAATCTTCACAGGGACAAAAAATATTGAGAGATTACGGTTATACAAATATAACGCCGGATGAATAA
- a CDS encoding cold-shock protein, with product MATLQNGTVKWFNSDKGFGFIEVEDGGKDVFVHYRQINDNGHSRVSLDEGQKVTFEIGQGDKGPQAENVTGL from the coding sequence ATGGCAACATTACAAAATGGAACAGTTAAATGGTTCAACAGCGACAAAGGTTTCGGATTTATCGAAGTAGAAGATGGCGGGAAAGATGTATTTGTACATTATCGTCAAATTAATGATAACGGACATAGTCGTGTATCACTTGATGAAGGTCAAAAAGTAACTTTTGAAATCGGTCAAGGTGACAAAGGTCCACAAGCAGAAAACGTTACAGGTCTGTAA